CGACGAGTAGCCCGACGGGTTCTGGCACTCCATGGTGCTGTAGGACCACCTGCACCGCGGGTCTGCCTCACACCGGGTAATCGCACCCGGCATTTCCGTAGCATTCGAGTAGGTGTACGTTCGGCGGCACGTGACATCGGGCCAGCCACAGTAGCCGGTGCCAGTCTCGTTCGAAAACCACTGGCAGTCGGCGttcggcgccgtcgtgcagcctctctcgctgcggAAGTTCGCGCAGTTCGTGCTGTAGCCAAACAGCGTGGAGTACACGCCGACAAAGCCGATCGAGTAGCCGTTGAGGCTGCCACCGATGGCCTGGACCATGATCATACGTGCGTTTGACATGGAGCAAAAGGAGGGGGATAGCTTCTCATTTTGTGATACAGACTCCTGGGCAAACGCGTCCAGCTCATCAGCGTTTGAAGGCTTCATCGGGTTCGGGAGTTTGTTGACTAAATACTTTGACTCCTGATGCGGAAGAGGGTTAATATGTCGGTGTGATTGTGGAAAGGACGGAGCGGCACGACTAGCATGATGCGACTTCATTGTTTGGGGATTCAACGGCCGAGGAATCTGGTGCGGCGGCAACAGAGGCTGATCGCCTCGGGAGGCATCCTGAAGCACGTTTTGTggcaccgccccctccatATTTACCTGTGTTGCGTGCACGTTATGAGGGAGCGTGGCCGAGGCCGGGTTCTTAGTGGACGAGTCGCTCATGGTGCTGGAATATGCGAGAGTGGGTGTGAGTAGCGTTTCACGTAGGAGGAGGTTGTGCAGTTCACGTGTTAAGAAAAAAGTTTTTTCCGCTTAAAAGGTTTGCGTTGTTTACTGTCGTTTATGTTTCGTGCCTTTTCTCTGCGCTCGTGCTTCGCGGGGATGAGGTGCCGCTCAGCAAGGGTTCGAggggtgcgtgcgttggTGAAGAAGCCTCGTTTTTCTCCTTTGTTTTGTGGTTTTGCTTGTCTGTTATTTAGGGGGATGCGGCGAAGTGGGGGACGAGACAGACGGTGTTGGTCACGCAGTGATCATGTCCCCAGAGAAGGTGAGCAAGGAAAGAAGCGAGGAAGTGTGGAAAGCGAAAGGTAGCGAATATGGCTAAGAAAAAGAGGTGTTCGCAGAACACGCGGATGGTGCACATGGGATACCTCGGAGAGAGGACAAAGACACATCAACGAACGTCCTTCAACGAGGACGATAGCCTACGCAATCGAGGTATGGAGGAGAAAGCCGCTGCctctgtttttgtttttgttttgtgcaTCAGTACCCGTGGACGGAAGGGCGAAAGTGCACGGGTGGTCGTTTGCGCCGCGTTGCCAACCCAATCTGCCCTGCGCGATGAGCACGTTTAAGTGCAGGGCGGGGTGGGTGACGGAGAGGCTCTGAAGACGCTATCGAAAGAAGGGAAAAAAGCGTCAACCGTTTTGTATGTGGCGGATTCGTACGTCGACCGGGAGCACCATGTGCGTGTCGAACCCTccaggggagggggaaggggcacgCTCACACGGGGCTCCGAGTCCGTCGACGACGCATGCGAAACGAAGGTGAAAGCGCCGCGGAGCTCCCGAAAGGTTCGCTGGCAGTGATCAAAACGGCAGCGCAACGCGTCAAGCagacgcccccccccccctcccctcccccgcgccTTGCACTGCGAAAGGCAAATCCTTCGTCTACGGGCTGGTGGGCAGTCCTCGCCTCGCTTGGCAGGGCAACCGGACACGCTGGCTTGTCGTGCATCTTTTCCACATCACACCCCTTTTCGATCAGCCCTCTCCAGTTCCGGGAGATGAACCACTACACCACGAAATCGGCGCTGCCaagagctgccgcagcaccggcaaTGTCCGATGGCccggtgcggcagcacccgccAACAAGCCGAGCACCATGAGAAGCCCACTCCCGCGCCAATGCTCCCAAGCTCAGAGTAGTGCCATCGCTCATGGATATGGGGTGCCACGTTCTAGTGACTGCGTCGTACGACTCACCCGAATTCGTGTACACGACGAGCGGCATTGTAGTAAGCGTGTGCAGATGAGCCAGCACGGCAGAGGCTTCGGCCATAGGGATGCAGTTGACGCCTACTGCGACAATCTGAGGGGCCTTCTCGAGGAAAGAAATGATATCAGCCCACTTGGTGCCATCGCTGATCGCCTCCACAGGTGAGATTCGAGATGTCGTGAAGGAGACCCACGCCCGGCAGTTTGGatgctcctcctgcagcagcgccacaatcgcgcgcacctccgcggcAGAGGGCTGGGTTTCAATGGCGAGCACGTCTGCACCGGCGCGGAGTAATGCTGCAATGCGCAAGCGATGGAATTCCTTAAACTCCTCCGCACTTCGTACGTAGTCGCCGCGGTATTCGGAACCGTCGGCGAGGTAGGCACCATACGGGCCGACGGAGCCGGCCACAAAAATCGGTGCAGCCTGTGGTTTCTCCCTCAGATGCCGCTCCCGCGCGCTTTGCGCGATGCGCACCGACTCTTCAAtggccgccacagcagcatcCTCGGTGAGTCTGCGGTGTTCCATAAGGCTCTGTGGTGTGATCTGGTAGCTGGCTGTGATGATGCATCGTGCGCCAGCCCGCAGGTATGCCAGCGCCACGTTCTGAAGCTGCTGAGGTGATTCCAGCAGGACTTTGCCGGACCAGAGAGGATCGCGAAGATCGCAGCCACGCGTCTCCAGTTCCGTCGCCAGGCCACCATCGAGCATGACGACGTAATTGGGATCTGCCAAGTAGGCCTCCATGTCACCTACTTTCCACTTCGCCGGGAGTCCGCAACACGAAAAATAGTGATTCTTCATGTGAGTgaagtgcgtgtgcgcgcgcgtgccgcatGAATTCCAGCAACAACGGTGGAGACAGGGTTACAGCCAACCCCCGTTGGGTGCAGAAAATGAGAACAAAGAGGGGAGAGCATTGCATAAAGAGCGTACCGCGGCGGGGACGAGGAAGGCAACACGAAGAAGAAAGATggagacagagggagagagagaggtaaGGATGACTCAATGCACGCAACTGCGGCCGCCATCAGCGCTTCGGaagacggggggggggttcgaaggcacaaaacaaaaaacggcAAAAAACGTGTTGCCCTCACGCTCGTTGCTCCGTCTTGCATTTTCCGAAATGGCTGTGATGCACCCTCAGCATGCCGAGGTGTGACTTCATGCAACGGCTGGTCGCCTCGCCATCGCCTCACTTCACGTCTCAGCAGGTAAGCCAGAGAAAGCCGACTGTAGGCGGCGAACAAGCccctgctgcggcagtcgCCCTGTGCCCTTTCTTTCTGCTTCAGTGTACCCTTAGCGCCGCTCTGATGAGCCAAGGACGCGGTGAAAGGGTGCTTGTGTATGCTCACACAGACACTATGCCATATTACGCGTGGTCGCCACCGCCTATGTTGAGACAACCGTCTCCTGTCTTCCCATGCCTAAGTGTGTTTTCTCCTTTCGATGCCGTCGCGGAGCCGTGAAGGATTggcatacatacatatatatataaatataAATATATATTTATATTTATATACGCACAAGGGGAGCTCACCGATACGCATGCAcctacgcacgcacacaccacttCTCTGGCATTCCTCCGTCGCCTGCGTCCCGCCGCTACCGCCTTTCTAGCTTCCCCTGCCAGCGGTGTAAGTCAGCGCGCTCACGCGCGTTGGCAGGCCTCACCAAAACGGGCACCAGCCTTGGAAGTGGACGCACAGGTTCTCGTTGGAGGTGGCCTCCGAGATGAGCCGACTCACCTGCGCCTGAACGGAAAGCCCGTCTTCGCCGCTCGCCATCGGTGCTGCagacgcggcgctgccccaGCTAACACTAGTCATCGGGTCCTCTTCCGACTGCCCCTTCATGGCCACACCTACGTCATCTGCCGCGTGCGCCGAGGCACTCGCCTGGAGCTGCCACGCGGCAAACTCGCGGCCCTCGAGCTTTTTGCGAATGCGATTGACCACTTTCTTCGCTTCGCTGGTGTGATTGTCTGACACGTTGCTTAAAATGTCTGACGACCGATCGGAGACTaagggaggcggagcagaGGGGCTAGAGGCGATCGAGGTCTGTGGTGCGTGCGAGAAGCGACCACGCGGCGCCAAGGAGCGCGACGCCGGCGTGCGAGAGGCAAAGGCGGTGCGGGACTTGTGAAAGGACTCACCAATGGCCGCGTAGGCGGCGCGCTGCGAATAGTGTCCGAGTGCCGCATCCGCGCCGGCAGACggcatgctgctgctcagcgccgccgaggcggcggcagcagatgCGGTCGCCCCGTCTTCTGACTCGTCGC
The window above is part of the Leishmania major strain Friedlin complete genome, chromosome 36 genome. Proteins encoded here:
- a CDS encoding putative homocysteine S-methyltransferase, which gives rise to MKNHYFSCCGLPAKWKVGDMEAYLADPNYVVMLDGGLATELETRGCDLRDPLWSGKVLLESPQQLQNVALAYLRAGARCIITASYQITPQSLMEHRRLTEDAAVAAIEESVRIAQSARERHLREKPQAAPIFVAGSVGPYGAYLADGSEYRGDYVRSAEEFKEFHRLRIAALLRAGADVLAIETQPSAAEVRAIVALLQEEHPNCRAWVSFTTSRISPVEAISDGTKWADIISFLEKAPQIVAVGVNCIPMAEASAVLAHLHTLTTMPLVVYTNSGESYDAVTRTWHPISMSDGTTLSLGALAREWASHGARLVGGCCRTGPSDIAGAAAALGSADFVV